In a single window of the Raphanus sativus cultivar WK10039 chromosome 9, ASM80110v3, whole genome shotgun sequence genome:
- the LOC108845368 gene encoding uncharacterized protein LOC108845368, whose amino-acid sequence MRRSGRLSLSGAKSLPDREEQSPQRRPNETSDGDNSVPIPRKTKMPRRRAGKEHVQDEGRADGGPDEFLPPRLFETDRFPSRRLNNYSVLGYLLVVRDALKGTPDLDRLLRSCFGPLFKIPVRRCSYSSVMIHAMLVRQVVTKKRYELWPVFGGNPTRFSLVEFGAVTGLPCGEFQRGYVVDSEPKYKEEDYALWDYLFDGKRDITIAEVAKMVAQDLTIKRARKFRLCLILIVDGVLCASTSPVCPKMKHVKLLEDLTKFLEFPWGREAFFWTISTMIPPKMVAGVCDDPEGDFCASLRQQTKKMAGFPLALQLVVYEAIPQLVSRLRGTDEEKLIDCLNLPQHKGLKLWDVLEAEHHPELIVQPMMEEPSDVPDGWGCWDDEIFDRTVKHMCGRITVGDKFGKFVWRGGDGKEDLLDHEGAKAAKKRKREAAKPDPARGPALKQRRVSGYFRKPVLVDEEVVGKLVKRVEVLEKTVAWLKLKLCRRRRVGLTPSKELLRSVKLVKRKKRETPVVSEDCEEFEEGEEEEGKGLFIESDDRDEDVKDVDGGSDGDGSNKEDGDGSNREDVVQGAVANVMEVGDGLNKEDVEEDVVVECMEVDGKKCVVGASEFCVGLESESVEKSLTDDGDDIPENKGDEGVGMTLGGDVLPSDVSKEVLESVVGGMYGDDEGGKVGEEDGADSSVEVNPDGHDRVTAFGDVPDGGLEETKMGDLGGACSEEACDGLDKLIGGIIKESLILEGGGTEDADVVESMEGPIDMGDTGVKGVEDMCLRGEVVGGLATTVVDEDGATLPTLMDTVTKVVTVLTDSPTSVASSKHKPVEAEASLASLLLGKEPFSLANILPGRVDPDFDYFENVLLADPKVIHLGAGGHDLDNQFFLDLASPQKWVSSKHMEVLMEYVAKRHAETFRARRVMFVAPWFMEQLAAKAETFDTSKYKGRVFSDRKISGYLTKKGQKLGIDVDEVYAPMLWAKNHWVGLRISLTGWSVLVYDSDRSLREQDVAMSLVSPIAKMLPYVVRKVCGADALDGRGLEPFSVGFLANGYQNARSGDCGPVCVKFMELAGTGVEEPGAEDLTDLLVDVFRKQWAMDVYKDLVVPLYLVGAESDQ is encoded by the exons ATGAGGAGGAGTGGTCGGCTTTCCCTATCTG GTGCTAAAAGCTTACCCGACCGTGAAGAACAGTCCCCCCAGCGGCGGCCGAATGAAACGAGCGATG GAGATAATAGTGTCCCCATCCCCCGGAAAACGAAGATGCCGCGGCGGCGGGCAGGAAAAGAACATGTTCAGG ACGAGGGACGGGCTGACGGGGGCCCCGACGAGTTCTTACCGCCTAGGTTGTTTGAGACGGATAGGTTCCCTAGTCGTAGGTTGAACAATTACTCAGTTTTAGGATATCTGTTGGTGGTGAGGGATGCGCTTAAAGGGACTCCCGATCTTGATCGTTTGCTCCGTTCTTGCTTCGGACCTCTGTTTAAAATCCCAGTGCGAAGATGCAGTTATTCTTCCGTCATGATACACGCCATGCTCGTGAGGCAAGTAGTAACTAAGAAGAGGTACGAGTTGTGGCCTGTGTTTGGTGGAAACCCCACGAGGTTTTCGTTGGTGGAGTTTGGTGCTGTAACGGGGCTTCCATGTGGGGAGTTCCAGCGGGGCTATGTGGTTGATTCTGAACCGAAGTACAAGGAGGAGGACTACGCGCTGTGGGACTATCTCTTCGATGGGAAACGTGACATAACCATAGCTGAAGTTGCAAAAATGGTTGCGCAGGACCTGACCATCAAGCGAGCCCGCAAATTCAGGCTTTGTTTGATACTCATTGTAGACGGGGTTCTGTGTGCCTCCACATCGCCTGTCTGCCCGAAGATGAAGCATGTCAAGCTCCTTGAAGACCTGACAAAATTCCTAGAATTTCCCTGGGGGCGCGAAGCATTTTTTTGGACAATCAGTACCATGATACCCCCTAAAATGGTCGCCGGTGTCTGCGATGATCCGGAAGGGGACTTCTGTGCAAGTTTGAGGCAGCAAACCAAAAAAATGGCGGGTTTCCCTTTGGCTCTTCAACTAGTGGTGTATGAAGCCATCCCGCAGTTGGTTTCGCGGCTTCGGGGAACGGACGAGGAGAAGCTTATCGACTGTCTTAATCTACCCCAGCACAAGGGTTTGAAGCTTTGGGATGTCCTGGAGGCGGAGCATCATCCCGAG CTAATTGTTCAGCCCATGATGGAGGAGCCGTCGGATGTGCCAGACGGCTGGGGTTGTTGGGATGATGAGATTTTTGACAGGACGGTGAAACACATGTGTGGACGGATCACAGTTGGAGATAAGTTCGGGAAGTTTGTTTGGAGGGGAGGTGATGGGAAGGAAGATTTATTAGACCACGAGGGAGCAAAGGCGGCCAAAAAAAGGAAGAGGGAAGCTGCGAAGCCAGATCCAGCACGAGGGCCTGCCTTGAAGCAACGCAGGGTTAGCGGGTACTTCAGAAAGCCAGTACTGGTGGATGAGGAAGTGGTTGGAAAGCTAGTTAAGCGGGTCGAGGTATTGGAGAAGACTGTTGCTTGGTTGAAACTGAAGCTTTGTAGGCGTCGGAGGGTGGGGTTGACGCCGAGCAAGGAACTTCTGCGTAGTGTTAAGTTagtgaagagaaagaagagagaaaccCCTGTTGTAAGCGAGGATTGCGAAGAGTTTGAGGAGGGGGAGGAAGAGGAGGGTAAGGGGCTTTTCATTGAAAGTGATGACCGGGATGAAGATGTAAAGGATGTTGACGGGGGGAGTGATGGTGATGGCTCAAACAAGGAGGATGGTGATGGGTCAAACAGGGAGGATGTTGTACAAGGAGCTGTTGCTAATGTTATGGAAGTAGGTGATGGGCTTAACAAGGAAGATGTGGAAGAGGACGTTGTTGTTGAATGTATGGAAGTAGATGGGAAGAAATGTGTGGTGGGGGCGTCTGAATTTTGTGTTGGCCTCGAGAGTGAAAGCGTGGAGAAAAGTCTAACGGATGATGGGGATGATATTCCAGAGAATAAGGGAGACGAGGGGGTTGGGATGACTTTGGGTGGAGATGTGCTGCCTAGTGATGTGTCTAAGGAGGTGTTGGAGAGTGTTGTGGGTGGGATGTATGGAGATGATGAAGGGGGCAAGGTAGGGGAAGAGGATGGGGCTGATAGTAGCGTTGAAGTTAATCCGGATGGACATGATCGTGTAACTGCGTTTGGGGATGTGCCTGATGGTGGACTAGAGGAGACAAAGATGGGAGATTTAGGTGGTGCGTGCAGTGAGGAG GCGTGTGATGGTTTGGACAAACTAATCGGGGGGATTATTAAGGAGAGTCTTATTCTTGAGGGGGGTGGAACAGAGGATGCGGATGTGGTGGAATCGATGGAG GGACCGATTGATATGGGCGATACTGGCGTCAAGGGTGTGGAGGATATGTGTCTACGTGGAGAG GTAGTTGGTGGCCTGGCAACCACCGTTGTGGATGAGGACGGAGCCACTTTACCAACTCTAATGGATACCGTGACGAAGGTTGTGACGGTGTTAACGGACTCCCCGACAAGTGTAGCCAGTTCCAAGCACAAGCCTGTTGAGGCTGAAGCGTCGTTAGCCTCCCTGCTGCTTGGGAAGGAACCGTTTTCACTAGCAAATATCCTCCCAGGCCGTGTTGATCCTGATTTCGATTATTTTGAGAATGTTCTGCTGGCCGATCCGAAAGT GATTCATCTTGGAGCTGGTGGCCACGACCTGGACAATCAGTTTTTCCTCGATCTTGCATCCCCACAGAAGTGGGTTTCCAGTAAG CACATGGAAGTTTTGATGGAATATGTGGCTAAGAGGCACGCGGAGACGTTTAGGGCGAGGAGAGTGATGTTTGTGGCTCCGTGGTTCATGGAACAACTGGCTGCAAAAGCAGAGACCTTTGATACTTCTAAGTACAAGGGTAGGGTATTTTCTGACCGTAAGATTTCGGGTTATCTGACAAAGAAGGGCCAGAAACTAGGCATTGATGTGGATGAGGTCTATGCGCCAATGCTTTGGGCCAAGAACCACTGGGTAGGGTTGCGGATCAGTTTGACGGGGTGGAGCGTGTTGGTTTATGATTCTGACCGGAGCCTTAGGGAACAGGATGTAGCGATGTCCTTAGTGTCACCAATTGCGAAGATGTTACCTTATGTGGTTCGCAAGGTTTGTGGGGCTGATGCATTGGACGGTCGTGGGCTGGAGCCTTTTAGTGTTGGTTTTTTGGCCAATGGCTATCAGAACGCTCGTAGTGGGGATTGCGGGCCAGTGTGTGTGAAGTTTATGGAGTTGGCTGGAACAGGTGTGGAGGAGCCAGGTGCAGAGGACCTGACGGATTTGTTGGTCGACGTTTTCAGGAAGCAATGGGCAATGGACGTGTACAAGGATTTGGTGGTGCCTTTGTACCTTGTAGGTGCTGAGTCTGATCAGTAG
- the LOC108847057 gene encoding protein NRT1/ PTR FAMILY 8.3-like — protein MCVWIKRIRCRLSGHTSLNQAKEETSLRIPLFLSVSLHWKACPFILGKECCERLAYYGIAGNLITYLTTKLHQGNISAARNVTTWQGTCYLTPLIGAVLADAYWGHYWTITCFSGIYFIDWTLLQHTSIGSIRVTDSQSVFIKHSMLSSFFFLPSQSSLSKHKIKHKFFI, from the exons ATGTGTGTGTGGATTAAGCGTATTCGGTGCCGATTAAGCGGTCAC ACATCTCTTAATCAAGCAAAAGAAGAGACGTCTCTTCGcattcctctcttcctctctgtctctctccACTGGAAAGCTTGCCCTTTCATTCTCG GTAAAGAATGCTGTGAGAGGCTAGCTTACTATGGTATCGCTGGGAACCTGATCACTTACCTCACCACTAAACTCCACCAAGGAAACATTTCCGCTGCTAGAAACGTCACCACATGGCAAGGCACTTGTTATCTCACCCCTCTCATTGGAGCTGTCTTAGCCGATGCTTACTGGGGTCATTACTGGACCATCACTTGTTTCTCCGGCATTTACTTCATC GATTGGACTCTCTTGCAACACACAAGTATTGGGAGCATCCGTGTCACGGACTCACAAAGTGTATTCATCAAACATTCCATGTTAagttctttcttctttcttccatCTCAAAGTTCTTTATCTAAACACAAGATCAAACACAAGTtctttatctaa
- the LOC108847053 gene encoding adenine phosphoribosyltransferase 2 isoform X1 produces MFAVENGLQGDPRLQAISDAIRVIPHFPKTGIMFQDITTLLLDPVAFKHVIDIFVDRYKHMNISLVAGVEARGFIFGPPIALAIGAKFVPLRKPGKLPGRVISEEYELEYGNDRLEMSMEAVKTHERALVIDDLVATGGTLSASINLLERAGAEVVECACVVGLPKFKGECRLKGKPLYVLVEPSQLD; encoded by the exons atGTTTGCGGTGGAGAATGGGTTGCAGGGAGACCCAAGACTGCAGGCTATCTCCGACGCCATTCGAGTCATCCCTCACTTCCCCAAGACTG GGATCATGTTTCAAGACATAACGACGCTGTTGCTGGATCCAGTTGCCTTTAAGCATGTCATTGATATCTTCGTCGATCGTTACAAGCACATGAACATCTCTCTCGTTGCCG GCGTAGAGGCGAGAGGATTCATATTTGGACCTCCCATCGCATTAGCCATAGGTGCCAAGTTCGTCCCTCTACGTAAACCAGGAAAATTACCCG GGAGAGTGATAAGCGAAGAGTACGAGCTTGAGTATGGAAATGATCGTCTAGAGATGAGTATGGAGGCTGTCAAAACCCACGAACGAGCTCTTGTCATCGACGATTTAGTTGCCACTGGTGGAACACTCTCCGCTTCTATTAACCTCTTGG AGCGAGCAGGGGCCGAAGTCGTGGAATGTGCATGCGTTGTTGGTTTGCCTAAATTCAAG GGGGAATGTAGGCTGAAGGGAAAACCATTGTATGTTCTGGTGGAGCCTAGCCAGTTAGACTAA
- the LOC108831006 gene encoding F-box protein PP2-B11, translating to MNNLPEDCIAKILSLTTPRDVCRSSAVSRCFRSAADTDHVWNHFLPSEFPEGFRAPEGLPTKKHLFFSLVHNPLLLHGSQLSFSLERSTGNKCYMMAARALNITWGHDQRYWQWISLPDARFKEVAALKMVWWLDITGKININLLSDDTLYAAYLVFKWNLDPYGFRQPVEASLVLAGTEHDDVQPSMVSLMQNPGSEQGQHAELRSDDWYEVELGQFFKRRGDMGEIEMSLKETKRPFEKKGLIVHGIEIRPVLP from the exons ATGAATAATCTGCCAGAGGACTGCATCGCTAAGATCCTTTCCTTGACTACGCCTCGAGACGTTTGCCGATCATCGGCTGTCTCCAGGTGTTTCAGATCCGCCGCTGACACCGACCATGTCTGGAATCACTTCTTACCTTCCGAGTTCCCCGAGGGTTTTAGGGCACCTGAGGGTCTTCCCACCAAGAAACACCTCTTCTTCTCCCTCGTCCATAACCCTCTCCTTCTCCACGGTTCCCAATTG AGCTTTTCGCTGGAGAGAAGTACTGGTAACAAGTGCTACATGATGGCTGCTAGGGCCTTGAATATTACTTGGGGACATGATCAAAGATACTGGCAGTGGATCTCTCTTCCTGATGCCAG GTTCAAAGAAGTGGCTGCGCTTAAAATGGTATGGTGGCTTGACATCACTGGAAAAATCAACATAAACCTTCTCTCTGATGACACCCTCTACGCCGCTTACCTTGTCTTTAAGTGGAACCTTGATCCCTACGGTTTTCGCCAGCCCGTAGAGGCATCCCTTGTTTTGGCTGGCACCGAGCATGATGATGTCCAGCCTTCCATGGTCAGTCTCATGCAGAATCCGGGAAGCGAACAAGGTCAGCACGCTGAGCTGAGAAGTGACGACTGGTACGAGGTGGAGTTGGGACAGTTCTTCAAAAGGAGAGGAGATATGGGTGAAATAGAGATGAGCCTCAAGGAGACAAAGAGGCCTTTTGAGAAGAAAGGTCTTATCGTCCATGGAATTGAGATTAGGCCAGTACTGCCCTAA
- the LOC130499761 gene encoding pseudo histidine-containing phosphotransfer protein 6-like, with translation MYLFNGVLDEQLLQLQRLQDNTSPTFVMDRECLDYKKIGLHLNQLGRRSSIRDISSIVARRVRNGCVAFRFAFELNNRPGLEVVEHEYHYLKNMMHELFQLEQQRLLAAGVRYPLKILQIMFRLRQLMRKLTNSVVV, from the exons ATGTAtctatttaat GGAGTGCTGGACGAGCAGTTATTGCAGCTGCAACGGCTTCAAGATAACACTTCACCTACCTTTGT gATGGACAGAGAATGCTTGGActacaagaagattggattgcaTCTGAATCAGTTGGGAAGAAGAAGTTCTATTAGAGATAT TTCCAGCATTGTTGCTCGTAGGGTTCGTAACGGATGTGTTGCATTTCGCTTTGCTTTCGAGCTTAACAACCGCCCAGG GCTGGAAGTTGTAGAGCATGAGTACCATTACCTCAAGAATATGATGCATGAACTCTTCCAG CTGGAGCAGCAGAGGCTATTAGCGGCAGGTGTCAGATATCCATTGAAGattttacaaataatgtttAGGCTCCGACAGTTAATGAGAAAGCTAACGAATAGTGTTGTAGTCTAG
- the LOC108833481 gene encoding protein LURP-one-related 5 — translation MKGGLLVDNKFINGQDQNLTVRKTSLFFAGDGFTVYDCKGTLVFRVDSYGGPNNRDTDEVVLMNAHGRCLLTLRRKRPSLRRRWEGYLGERTDGQKPIFGVRRSSMIGRNSVTVEVYECNEYLIEGNFGQRSCTVVEAETRRKVAEIRRKVDASTNVMLGKDVFSLNVKAGFDGAFAVGLVLVLDQIYGDDYVEVGEEQVHPYAEDR, via the exons ATGAAGGGTGGTTTGCTTGTGgacaataaatttataaacgGGCAAGACCAGAACCTGACTGTTCGGAAAACTTCTCTCTTTTTCGCCGGAGATGGTTTCACGGTTTACGACTGCAAGGGCACTTTGGTCTTTCGAGTGGACTCTTACGGTGGTCCCAACAACCGCGACACCGATGAGGTTGTCCTCATGAACGCTCACGGTCGCTGTCTCCTAACCCTCCGACGAAAG AGGCCGAGTTTGCGACGGAGATGGGAGGGGTATCTCGGGGAGAGAACAGACGGTCAAAAACCGATATTCGGGGTGAGGAGATCGTCCATGATCGGGAGGAACAGCGTGACGGTGGAGGTTTACGAGTGCAACGAGTACTTGATCGAAGGAAATTTCGGGCAAAGGAGCTGCACGGTGGTGGAGGCGGAGACGAGGCGGAAGGTGGCGGAGATACGTCGTAAAGTGGATGCGTCAACGAACGTGATGCTTGGGAAAGACGTTTTCTCGTTGAACGTGAAGGCCGGTTTTGATGGAGCCTTTGCCGTGGGATTGGTCCTTGTGCTTGATCAGATCTACGGTGACGATTACGTCGAGGTTGGTGAAGAACAGGTGCACCCTTACGCAGAAGATCGTTga
- the LOC108847053 gene encoding adenine phosphoribosyltransferase 2 isoform X2, translating to MFAVENGLQGDPRLQAISDAIRVIPHFPKTGIMFQDITTLLLDPVAFKHVIDIFVDRYKHMNISLVAGVEARGFIFGPPIALAIGAKFVPLRKPGKLPE from the exons atGTTTGCGGTGGAGAATGGGTTGCAGGGAGACCCAAGACTGCAGGCTATCTCCGACGCCATTCGAGTCATCCCTCACTTCCCCAAGACTG GGATCATGTTTCAAGACATAACGACGCTGTTGCTGGATCCAGTTGCCTTTAAGCATGTCATTGATATCTTCGTCGATCGTTACAAGCACATGAACATCTCTCTCGTTGCCG GCGTAGAGGCGAGAGGATTCATATTTGGACCTCCCATCGCATTAGCCATAGGTGCCAAGTTCGTCCCTCTACGTAAACCAGGAAAATTACCCG AGTGA
- the LOC108847058 gene encoding uncharacterized protein LOC108847058 has product MLLRSTSAPILNSWLPQHCSKESSPEPESQLQRRNRSLSILSSKSIDGHTGELLHQTLSEHKESVLKSTNNEHDGNNVISRRQRRSSLDESSHGTAYRRKILDPSSTFLMERLFSSSGLGEKVSDDDDDCLETLVSGGGDGMGSSGGKICTGGGVGGSGVDGGGSEDATDVYYREMISLNPGNSLLTGNYAKFLKEVRGDMKRAEEYCERAILENTNDGNVLSLYADLILHNHGDRKRAQSYFQQAVQMSPEDCYVQASYARFLWDVEEDEDEVDGEEEKMSDEIGSMPSTTTFRDFFQRSAISTQS; this is encoded by the exons ATGTTATTGAGAAGCACATCTGCTCCGATACTGAACTCGTGGCTTCCACAACATTGCTCGAAAGAATCATCTCCGGAGCCCGAGTCGCAGCTCCAACGCCGAAACAGATCGTTGTCTATTCTCTCTTCAAAGTCTATAGACGGACACACAGGGGAGCTATTGCACCAAACTCTCTCTGAGCACAAGGAGAGTGTTCTTAAATCAACTAACAATGAACACGACGGAAATAACGTAATATCACGCAGGCAACGAAGGTCATCTTTAGATGAAAGTTCCCATGGAACAGCTTACCGGAGAAAGATTTTAGATCCTTCGTCGACCTTTTTAATGGAAAGGCTATTCTCTAGCTCTGGACTAGGAGAGAAGgttagtgatgatgatgatgattgtcTGGAGACTCTTGTGAGTGGTGGTGGTGACGGTATGGGAAGCAGCGGTGGCAAGATATGTACGGGAGGCGGTGTCGGTGGAAGTGGCGTTGACGGTGGTGGAAGTGAGGACGCCACGGATGTGTATTACAGGGAGATGATCAGCTTGAATCCTGGAAACTCTCTTTTGACCGGGAACTACGCAAAGTTCTTGAAAGAG GTGAGAGGAGATATGAAGAGAGCAGAAGAGTACTGTGAAAGAGCAATTTTGGAGAACACAAACGACGGAAACGTTCTCTCGCTGTACGCGGATCTCATTTTGCATAACCACGGTGATCGTAAAAGAGCACAGTCCTATTTCCAACAAGCTGTCCAAATGTCCCCCGAAGATTG CTACGTACAAGCTTCCTACGCAAGGTTTCTGTGGGATGTGGAGGAAGACGAAGATGAAgtagatggagaagaagagaaaatgaGTGATGAAATTGGCAGCATGCCTTCAACTACCACCTTCCGTGACTTTTTCCAACGATCTGCTATTTCCACACAGTCCTAA
- the LOC108845366 gene encoding SNF1-related protein kinase regulatory subunit gamma-like PV42b: protein MQSSKQVSMSDFTVKDLTMDKLRLVEVPDKATLADALNAMVANRVRAVPVAAAPGQWLGAGGSMIVESDKETGSAKKQYIGMVTMLDVVAHIAGEEELENGLDKKMAAPVSSIIGYCPEGRSLWSLNPSTSIMDCMEILSKGLHRVLVPLDSNVENTLGPELVESASAYTMLTQMDLVSFFLDQSSHLQAILSRTVADLSAINDNVLAITSQARVKDAVKCMSLAMLNAVPIVEASSDEEDHTQLVDGINRRVVGTFSASDLKGCHLATLRSWLPLNALEFAEKIPRNPLFASAPGRELVTCHVTSSLAQVIRMATTKRVHRVWVVDKNDGLQGLVSLTDIIAAVRAAISTS, encoded by the exons ATGCAGTCTTCAAAGCAGGTCAGTATGAGCGATTTCACGGTCAAAGATCTGACGATGGACAAGCTGCGTCTCGTCGAAGTTCCGGATAAGGCCACTCTAGCAGACGCCTTAAACGCCATG GTGGCAAACCGAGTAAGAGCGGTGCCTGTGGCTGCGGCACCAGGGCAGTGGTTGGGGGCTGGTGGATCCATGATAGTGGAGTCGGACAAAGAGACAGGAAGTGCAAAGAAACAGTACATTGGAATGGTGACAATGTTGGATGTTGTGGCTCACATCGCCGGAGAGGAGGAATTAGAGAATGGGCTTGATAAGAAAATGGCTGCTCCTGTCTCTTCTATCATTGGTTATTGCCCTGAGGGTCGAAGCTTATGGTCTCTCAACCCCAGTACCAG CATAATGGATTGTATGGAGATTCTGAGCAAAGGATTACACAGAGTATTGGTTCCACTGGACAGTAACGTAGAGAATACCTTAGGACCTGAGTTGGTAGAGTCAGCATCTGCTTACACTATGCTGACTCAGATGGATCTAGTCTCCTTCTTCCTCGACCAATCATCCCATCTCCAAGCTATCCTCTCCCGCACTGTCGCTGATCTTTCCGCTATAAACGATAATGTTTTAGCCATCACTAGCCAG GCCAGAGTAAAAGATGCAGTTAAATGCATGAGTTTGGCAATGCTAAATGCCGTGCCTATCGTTGAAGCCTCCAGTGATGAAGAGGATCATACACAGCTCGTGGAC GGGATCAACCGGAGGGTGGTGGGGACTTTCTCGGCGAGTGATCTCAAGGGATGTCATTTAGCCACATTGCGTTCTTGGTTGCCGTTAAACGCGCTTGAATTCGCCGAGAAAATTCCAAGAAACCCCTTGTTCGCGTCAGCACCTGGGAGGGAGCTCGTGACATGTCACGTGACATCTTCCTTGGCCCAAGTGATCCGTATGGCCACCACGAAACGTGTCCACAGAGTTTGGGTCGTGGACAAGAACGATGGGCTGCAAGGCCTCGTTTCTCTTACTGACATTATCGCTGCAGTCCGAGCCGCTATCTCTACCTCCTAA